The Balearica regulorum gibbericeps isolate bBalReg1 chromosome 27, bBalReg1.pri, whole genome shotgun sequence genome contains a region encoding:
- the TM2D2 gene encoding TM2 domain-containing protein 2 isoform X2: MAPRRGGPVGYALLCGQAALLLGNLLLLHGASRGLPHNGTEPEEPGSGSPAASWAYTDPRAPLVLCTYLPEEFVECEEPVDHGGNATAQQELGHGCVKFGGQAYGEVDRTRVQCRALDGIECAEPRSFLRGSRPCVKYTGHYFITTLLYSFFLGCFGVDRFCLGHTGTAVGKLLTLGGLGIWWFVDLILLITGGLMPSDGSNWCTVY, from the exons ATGGCGCCGCGGCGCGGCGGGCCGGTGGGCTACGCGTTGCTGTGCGGGCAGGCCGCGCTGCTGCTCGgcaacctgctgctgctgcacggCGCCTCCCGCGGCCTCCCCCACAACGGCACCGAGCCTGAGGAGCCGGGGTCGGGGTCGCCCGCCGCCTCCTGGGCCTACACCGACCCGCGGGCGCCACTCGTCCTCTGCACCTACCT CCCCGAGGAGTTCGTGGAGTGCGAGGAGCCGGTAGACCACGGCGGGAACGCCACGGcgcagcaggagctgggccaCGGCTGCGTGAAG TTCGGCGGACAGGCCTACGGCGAGGTGGACCGTACCCGGGTGCAGTGCCGAGCGCTGGACGGCATCGAGTGCGCCGAGCCGCGGAGCTTCCTGCGGGGCAGCCGGCCCTGCGTCAA GTACACTGGACATTATTTTATAACCACTCTGCTCTACTCGTTTTTCCTGGGTTGCTTCGGAGTGGATCGATTCTGCCTGGGCCATACAGGGACCGCCGTGGGGAAACTGCTGACGCTGGGAGGACTGGGGATCTGGTGGTTCGTGGATCTGATCCTCCTCATCACCGGCGGGCTGATGCCCAGCGACGGCAGCaactggtgcacagtgtactga
- the TM2D2 gene encoding TM2 domain-containing protein 2 isoform X1: MAPRRGGPVGYALLCGQAALLLGNLLLLHGASRGLPHNGTEPEEPGSGSPAASWAYTDPRAPLVLCTYLPEEFVECEEPVDHGGNATAQQELGHGCVKVHWTLFYNHSALLVFPGLLRSGSILPGPYRDRRGETADAGRTGDLVVRGSDPPHHRRADAQRRQQLVHSVLRGAELTPEEGLQDWRRALLVPWHQKRLLPCTNTGLQRCNFVR; encoded by the exons ATGGCGCCGCGGCGCGGCGGGCCGGTGGGCTACGCGTTGCTGTGCGGGCAGGCCGCGCTGCTGCTCGgcaacctgctgctgctgcacggCGCCTCCCGCGGCCTCCCCCACAACGGCACCGAGCCTGAGGAGCCGGGGTCGGGGTCGCCCGCCGCCTCCTGGGCCTACACCGACCCGCGGGCGCCACTCGTCCTCTGCACCTACCT CCCCGAGGAGTTCGTGGAGTGCGAGGAGCCGGTAGACCACGGCGGGAACGCCACGGcgcagcaggagctgggccaCGGCTGCGTGAAG GTACACTGGACATTATTTTATAACCACTCTGCTCTACTCGTTTTTCCTGGGTTGCTTCGGAGTGGATCGATTCTGCCTGGGCCATACAGGGACCGCCGTGGGGAAACTGCTGACGCTGGGAGGACTGGGGATCTGGTGGTTCGTGGATCTGATCCTCCTCATCACCGGCGGGCTGATGCCCAGCGACGGCAGCaactggtgcacagtgtactgagaggagcagagctgacCCCAGAAGAGGGTCTGCAGGACTGGAGACGGGCTCTGCTTGTTCCGTGGCACCAGAAGAGACTTCTGCCTTGTACAAACACGGGTTTACAACGCTGTAACTTTGTGCGCTGA